One Papaver somniferum cultivar HN1 chromosome 10, ASM357369v1, whole genome shotgun sequence genomic window carries:
- the LOC113315537 gene encoding uncharacterized protein LOC113315537 — MGKVNYIRCFIPGLAQLVASFTPLLKKGASFIWTATQQEAFRKIQRILSSPSIMKSPVQGKPLCLYTAFSDTAVGALLAQEDDEGIERLIYYFSRILRDVELKYPKAEKACLALIHSIQKFRHYLFSNKVVLMSKSDPAKFLLSKTLLMGRTAKWLLQISELYITCASPRAIKGKAVADLLAAFPGEGTTGLHEDLPGEFPDISVVEEEVWLLYFDGFATPSSNTGGAGVVLVSPYGEVFSHSFKLDFQCTNNSTDNNKHADCLVTMASKLKFEGLEETLTVKRRTVESTWLSQYIHRDLRLANYDHSGAQQLTFSRKSQSQNPAKLLHASCVPKHIITDNCTPFVNKQVRELLEEYGIKQVFSTVYNPQGNGQAESTNKTLIWIISRTVHDNPREWHDQLCNTPRF; from the exons atgggcaaggtgaactacattcgatgTTTTATACCTGGCCTGGCCCAGCTTGTTGCCTCAtttacccccttgctgaagaagggagcaagctTCATTTGGACCGCAACTCAACAGGAAGCGTTCCGAAAGATTCAACGAATACTGTCATCTCCATccatcatgaagtctcccgtCCAAGGGAAGCCGCTTTGTCTCTACACCGCCTTCAGTGACACCGCTGTCGGGGCCTTGCTCGCTCAAGAAGACGATGAGGGAATCGAACGTctcatatactacttcagtcgaataCTAAGAGATGTTGAACTCAAATATCCCAAGGCGGAGAAAGCATGTTTAGCTCTAATacattccattcagaagtttagACATTACCTGTTTtccaacaaggtggtactcatGTCTAAATCTGACCCTGCGAAGTTCTTACTTTCAAAAACGCTCCTGATGGGAAGGACGgccaagtggcttctccaaatTTCAGAGTTATACATAACGTGTGCATCACCGAGAGCTATCAAGGGGAAAGCAGTCGCAGACTTACTAGCAGCATTCCCTGGGGAAGGCACTACGGGACTACACGAggatcttcctggagaatttccagacatctccGTTGTCGAGGAAGAAGTGTGGCTATTGTATTTTGACGGCTTTGCCACTCCTAGCAGTAACACCGGAGGGGCAGGCGTAGTCTTAGTATCTCCATATGGGGAAGTattctcgcactccttcaagctggacttccAATGTACCAACAATTCAAcaga caacaacaaacacgccgattgTCTAGTAACGATGGCGTCTAAATTGaagttcgaaggattagaagaaacCCTGACAGTAAAGAGGAGAACCGTAGAATCAACATGGTTGTCACAATACATACACCGAGATTTGCGATTGGCGAACTACGATCATTCAGGAGCTCAGCAGCTCACTTTCTCAAGGAAaagtcagtctcaaaaccctgcaaaacttcttcatgcttcatg TGTGCCTAAGCATATTATCACTGATAATTGCACTCCCTTCGTCAACAAACAAGTacgagagttacttgaagaatatggaattaagcaggTCTTCTCCACTGTCTACAAccctcaaggaaacggacaagctgagagtaccaacaagacgtTGATCtggattatcagtcgaacagtACATGACAATCCTAGAGAATGGCACGACCAGTTATGTAACACCCCgcgtttttag